The Polaribacter tangerinus genome has a segment encoding these proteins:
- a CDS encoding AraC family transcriptional regulator, which produces MKTKPTLEKITPSFGSSLLVKKHVQFLKQHKAFWHFHPEIELVYVNKGKGKRHIGNHISYFNNSQLVLIGSNLPHMGFMDRLTTNGSETLIQFKPDFLGASFFKIPEMALIDQLFERAKKGIRFNIEIKKRIGAKIEDLVNVEGATRIISFLDILKELAQTDDYTILNADGFAFETQPQDNEKIDLVFKHINENFNRSIPLEEVANLVSMTVPAFCRFFKKTTTKTFTKLVNEYRVVHATKLLSESTMSIAEVSFECGFNNFSHFNKLFKEFTGKPASKYRSEMLNLIQ; this is translated from the coding sequence ATGAAAACAAAACCTACTTTAGAAAAAATTACCCCCAGTTTTGGAAGTTCTTTGTTGGTAAAAAAGCACGTACAATTTTTAAAACAGCACAAAGCATTTTGGCATTTTCATCCAGAAATAGAGTTGGTGTATGTAAATAAAGGAAAAGGAAAGCGTCATATTGGAAATCATATTAGTTACTTTAATAATAGTCAATTGGTGTTAATTGGTTCTAATTTACCACACATGGGATTTATGGACCGTTTAACAACCAATGGTTCTGAAACTTTAATTCAGTTTAAGCCCGATTTTTTAGGAGCCTCTTTTTTTAAGATACCCGAAATGGCTTTGATAGACCAATTGTTTGAGCGAGCAAAAAAGGGAATTCGTTTTAATATTGAAATAAAAAAACGAATTGGTGCTAAAATAGAAGATTTAGTAAATGTAGAAGGAGCCACAAGAATTATATCTTTTTTAGATATTTTAAAAGAGTTGGCACAAACCGACGACTATACTATTTTAAATGCAGATGGTTTTGCTTTTGAAACGCAACCACAAGACAACGAAAAAATCGATTTGGTTTTTAAGCATATAAATGAAAATTTTAATCGCTCAATTCCCTTAGAAGAGGTTGCTAATTTGGTAAGTATGACAGTTCCTGCTTTTTGTCGATTTTTTAAAAAGACAACGACCAAAACTTTTACTAAATTAGTAAATGAATATAGAGTTGTTCATGCAACAAAATTATTGTCGGAAAGCACCATGAGTATTGCCGAAGTAAGTTTTGAATGCGGTTTTAATAACTTTTCTCACTTTAATAAATTATTTAAAGAATTTACCGGAAAGCCGGCATCTAAATACAGAAGTGAAATGCTTAATTTAATACAATAA
- a CDS encoding enoyl-CoA hydratase/isomerase family protein: protein MDFENLIVEQDGFLGFVTINRPKKLNALNKETLQELHEAFTILNATTSVKVIILTGTGEKAFVAGADIAEFANFSEEEGANLARSGQERVFNLIENLSTPVIAAINGFALGGGLELAMACHFRIASENAKMGLPEVSLGVIPGYGGTQRLPQLIGKGKAMELIMTAGMLGAEEAKSVGLVNYVVPQEELLALAEKLGNKIVSNSAVAIAAAIKAVNANFEFGVNGYEKEIVSFGACFGTDDFKEGTTAFLEKRKPNF, encoded by the coding sequence ATGGACTTTGAAAATTTAATAGTAGAGCAAGATGGTTTTTTAGGATTTGTAACAATTAACAGACCTAAAAAATTAAATGCGTTAAATAAAGAAACTTTGCAAGAGCTTCACGAGGCTTTTACTATTTTAAATGCCACTACTTCTGTAAAGGTAATTATACTAACAGGAACTGGTGAAAAAGCTTTTGTAGCCGGTGCAGATATCGCAGAATTTGCAAACTTTTCGGAAGAAGAAGGTGCAAATTTAGCAAGATCTGGTCAAGAGCGTGTTTTTAATTTAATTGAAAATTTATCAACACCTGTTATTGCCGCAATTAATGGTTTCGCACTTGGCGGAGGTTTAGAATTAGCTATGGCTTGCCATTTTAGAATTGCATCAGAAAACGCTAAAATGGGCTTACCAGAAGTGTCTTTAGGAGTTATTCCGGGTTATGGTGGCACTCAGCGTTTGCCACAATTAATTGGTAAAGGAAAGGCTATGGAGCTAATCATGACGGCCGGTATGTTGGGTGCAGAAGAAGCAAAAAGTGTTGGTTTGGTAAACTATGTAGTACCACAAGAAGAGTTGTTGGCATTGGCGGAAAAGTTGGGAAACAAAATAGTCTCAAACTCTGCAGTGGCAATTGCAGCCGCTATAAAGGCAGTAAATGCTAATTTTGAATTTGGTGTAAACGGTTACGAAAAAGAAATTGTTTCTTTTGGCGCTTGTTTTGGAACAGATGATTTTAAAGAAGGAACCACCGCTTTTTTAGAAAAAAGAAAACCAAATTTTTAG
- a CDS encoding DUF4230 domain-containing protein has protein sequence MRTIKYFVLFIVGFLAASFWYAPKIKKEQKEEIQVVVNSIKNLKKLVVASGSFSEIYNYSDSKKYFYDYLSFDKKAIISVNATVEVGYDLSKLEIKIDSLHNKIYILKLPKEEVTISPEIKYFDLQQSQFNTFSKDELNKLHQKSIQKIKETMQLSSLKNEAKERFFEEIKTIYQLSSIFNWQVVDNTNSGLLVNFKD, from the coding sequence ATGCGTACCATAAAGTATTTTGTCCTTTTTATAGTTGGTTTTTTAGCAGCTAGTTTTTGGTATGCACCAAAAATAAAAAAAGAGCAAAAAGAAGAAATACAAGTAGTGGTAAATTCTATAAAAAACCTAAAAAAGTTGGTAGTAGCTAGCGGAAGTTTTTCAGAAATTTACAATTACTCCGATTCTAAAAAGTATTTTTACGATTATCTTTCTTTCGATAAAAAAGCAATAATTTCTGTAAATGCAACTGTAGAGGTTGGGTATGATTTGTCTAAGTTAGAAATAAAAATAGACAGTTTACACAATAAAATATACATTCTAAAATTACCAAAAGAAGAGGTTACCATTTCTCCCGAAATTAAATATTTCGACTTGCAGCAAAGTCAGTTTAATACTTTTTCGAAAGACGAACTAAATAAGCTACATCAAAAAAGTATTCAAAAAATAAAAGAAACAATGCAGCTTTCGAGCTTAAAAAATGAGGCAAAAGAGCGATTTTTTGAAGAAATTAAAACTATTTATCAACTTTCTAGTATTTTCAATTGGCAAGTTGTAGACAATACCAATTCAGGTTTGTTGGTCAATTTTAAAGATTAA
- the ileS gene encoding isoleucine--tRNA ligase — protein MSAKFPEYKGLDLPKVADEILNYWQENNIFEKSVTSREGATPYVFFEGPPSANGLPGVHHVLARAIKDIFPRYKTMKGFQVKRKAGWDTHGLPIELGVEKELGITKEDIGTKISVEDYNAACRKAVMRYTDIWNDLTNKMGYWVDMDNPYITYEPKYMESVWWLLKEIYSKNLIYKGYTIQPYSPKAGTGLSSHELNQPGTYQDVTDTTVVAQFKAVTSSLPEFLKNEGTVYFIAWTTTPWTLPSNTALTVGPKIEYVLVETYNQYTFKPIKVILAKNLISKQFDKKFEEVTTSEEIEKYHSSDKKIPFRIVSEFVGNDLVGIKYEQLLDYVLPNDNSENAFRVIAGDFVTTEDGTGIVHTAPTFGADDAIVCKQAVPEIPPMLVKDENDNLVPLVDLQGRFRKEVKDSIYGFAGEYVKAEYLNEKDVENELKIQQSNLKEVLKNQDKYLSVDERLGLKLKNENKAFKVEKYKHSYPNCWRTDKPILYYPLDSWFVKVTDVKDRMHGLNKSINWKPASTGTGRFGNWLANANDWNLSRSRYWGIPLPIWRTEDGKEEICIGSVAELKEEMQRAVKAGFLAKDIFEDFEVGNNTEQNYAKIDLHKNIVDEIVLVSASGKPMKRESDLIDVWFDSGSMPYAQWHYPFENKEKIDKNEAFPADFIAEGVDQTRGWFYTLHAIATMVFDSVAYKNVVSNGLVLDKNGHKMSKRLGNAVDPFTTLKTYGADATRWYMISNANPWDNLKFDLEGIEEVKRKFFGTLYNTYSFFTLYTNIDGFSYKEEDITLYERPELDRWILSELHTLIEKVDKFYEAYEPTRAARAISDFTQDYLSNWYVRLSRRRFWKGDYQTDKISAYQTLYTCMIAIAKLAAPIAPFFMDRLYQDLNSVTAKESSESIHLAKFPTYNASFVDASLERKMENAQTISSLVLSLRAKEKIKVRQPLQKIMIPVESAQQKEEILAVANLIKNEVNIKEIQILEDASDILIKQIKPNFKALGPKFGKDMRFIAAAIQQFSKEDINKIEKDKNISIEVNGKNINLELSDVEISSKDIAGWLVANEGALTVALDVTITDELEKEGVARELVNRIQNARKDSGLEVTDKIQLTVLKDANLEKAILDNKAYIMSETLTEKLVFVDALNNGTQIEFDTIKSSILIEKI, from the coding sequence ATGAGCGCGAAATTTCCTGAATATAAAGGTCTTGACTTACCAAAAGTAGCAGATGAAATTCTAAACTATTGGCAAGAAAATAACATATTTGAAAAAAGTGTAACCTCTAGAGAAGGAGCTACTCCTTATGTTTTTTTTGAAGGACCGCCTTCTGCCAATGGATTGCCAGGAGTGCATCATGTTTTGGCACGTGCTATAAAAGATATTTTTCCGCGTTACAAAACAATGAAAGGTTTTCAAGTAAAACGAAAAGCAGGGTGGGACACGCATGGTTTACCTATCGAATTGGGTGTAGAAAAGGAGCTCGGAATTACAAAAGAAGATATTGGTACCAAAATTTCTGTAGAAGATTATAATGCTGCTTGTAGAAAAGCAGTAATGAGATACACAGATATTTGGAACGATTTAACCAATAAAATGGGGTATTGGGTAGATATGGATAATCCGTATATTACTTATGAACCTAAATATATGGAATCTGTGTGGTGGTTGTTAAAAGAAATCTATTCTAAAAACCTTATTTACAAAGGGTATACTATTCAGCCATATTCGCCAAAAGCAGGAACAGGTTTAAGCTCGCATGAATTAAATCAGCCTGGTACTTACCAAGATGTTACCGATACAACAGTGGTAGCACAATTTAAAGCGGTTACTTCTTCTTTGCCAGAATTTTTAAAAAATGAAGGAACCGTTTATTTTATTGCTTGGACAACCACTCCTTGGACTTTACCAAGTAATACAGCATTAACGGTTGGTCCGAAAATTGAGTATGTTTTGGTAGAAACATACAATCAATATACTTTTAAACCTATCAAGGTAATATTAGCAAAGAATTTAATATCAAAACAGTTCGATAAAAAATTTGAAGAGGTAACCACATCCGAAGAAATAGAAAAATACCATTCTTCTGATAAAAAAATACCATTCAGAATAGTTTCTGAATTTGTTGGAAACGACTTAGTAGGTATAAAATATGAACAATTATTAGATTATGTGTTACCAAACGACAATTCAGAAAATGCTTTTAGAGTAATTGCTGGAGACTTTGTTACTACAGAAGATGGAACCGGAATTGTACATACTGCACCTACTTTTGGAGCAGATGATGCTATTGTATGTAAGCAAGCAGTACCAGAAATACCACCTATGTTGGTAAAAGATGAAAACGATAATCTGGTACCTTTAGTAGATTTGCAAGGAAGGTTTAGAAAAGAAGTTAAAGACAGTATTTATGGTTTTGCAGGAGAATATGTAAAGGCAGAATATTTGAATGAAAAAGATGTTGAAAACGAACTAAAAATACAGCAAAGCAACTTAAAAGAAGTCTTAAAAAACCAGGACAAATACCTATCGGTAGATGAACGATTAGGATTAAAATTAAAGAATGAAAATAAGGCTTTTAAAGTAGAAAAATACAAGCACAGTTATCCCAATTGTTGGCGAACAGACAAGCCAATTTTATACTATCCTTTAGATTCTTGGTTTGTAAAAGTAACCGACGTGAAAGATAGAATGCATGGTTTAAATAAATCGATTAACTGGAAACCAGCTTCTACCGGAACTGGGCGTTTTGGAAATTGGTTAGCGAATGCGAACGATTGGAATTTATCTCGTTCTCGTTACTGGGGAATTCCATTACCAATTTGGAGAACAGAAGACGGAAAAGAAGAAATTTGTATAGGTTCTGTTGCAGAATTAAAAGAAGAAATGCAGCGAGCTGTAAAAGCAGGATTTTTAGCGAAAGATATTTTCGAAGATTTTGAGGTAGGAAATAATACAGAACAGAATTATGCTAAAATAGATTTGCATAAAAATATTGTAGATGAGATTGTACTGGTTTCTGCAAGTGGTAAGCCAATGAAACGAGAAAGCGATTTAATAGATGTTTGGTTCGATTCTGGCTCTATGCCTTATGCACAATGGCATTATCCCTTCGAAAATAAAGAAAAAATTGATAAAAATGAAGCTTTTCCAGCCGATTTTATTGCAGAAGGAGTAGACCAAACTAGAGGTTGGTTTTACACATTACATGCTATTGCAACAATGGTTTTCGATTCTGTTGCCTATAAAAACGTAGTATCTAATGGATTGGTATTAGATAAAAACGGACACAAAATGTCGAAACGTTTAGGAAATGCGGTAGATCCTTTTACCACTTTAAAAACTTACGGAGCAGATGCCACCCGTTGGTATATGATTTCGAACGCCAATCCTTGGGACAATCTAAAATTCGATTTAGAAGGAATTGAAGAGGTTAAAAGAAAGTTTTTTGGTACACTTTATAACACCTATTCTTTCTTTACCTTGTATACAAATATTGATGGATTTTCTTACAAAGAGGAAGACATTACGTTGTATGAAAGACCAGAATTAGACCGTTGGATTTTGTCGGAATTACATACGTTGATAGAAAAAGTAGACAAATTTTACGAAGCGTATGAGCCCACAAGAGCTGCCAGAGCAATATCCGATTTTACACAAGATTATTTAAGTAATTGGTACGTTCGTTTAAGTAGAAGGCGTTTTTGGAAAGGAGATTATCAAACAGATAAAATATCGGCATATCAAACTTTATACACTTGCATGATTGCTATTGCAAAATTGGCGGCCCCAATTGCCCCATTTTTTATGGATAGGTTGTATCAAGATTTAAATTCGGTAACAGCAAAAGAAAGTTCAGAAAGTATCCATTTGGCTAAATTTCCAACATACAACGCAAGTTTTGTAGATGCTAGTTTAGAGCGTAAAATGGAAAATGCGCAAACAATATCTTCATTGGTTTTATCTTTAAGAGCTAAAGAAAAAATTAAAGTAAGACAACCACTACAAAAAATTATGATACCGGTAGAATCGGCGCAACAAAAAGAAGAAATTTTAGCAGTTGCAAACCTGATAAAAAATGAGGTTAACATAAAAGAAATTCAAATTTTAGAGGATGCCTCAGATATTTTAATTAAACAGATAAAACCAAACTTTAAGGCTTTAGGCCCTAAATTCGGAAAAGACATGCGTTTTATTGCAGCTGCAATTCAGCAGTTTTCAAAAGAAGATATTAACAAAATAGAGAAAGATAAAAACATTTCTATAGAAGTTAATGGAAAAAATATAAATTTGGAACTCTCAGATGTAGAAATATCATCAAAAGATATTGCTGGCTGGTTGGTTGCAAATGAAGGCGCGTTAACAGTTGCGTTAGATGTTACAATTACCGATGAACTAGAAAAAGAAGGTGTGGCTAGAGAATTGGTAAACAGAATACAGAATGCCCGAAAAGACTCAGGCTTAGAAGTAACAGATAAAATACAGTTAACAGTTTTAAAAGATGCCAATTTAGAAAAAGCAATTTTAGATAACAAAGCCTACATAATGAGTGAAACATTAACAGAAAAATTAGTTTTTGTTGATGCGTTAAACAACGGTACTCAAATTGAATTTGATACCATAAAAAGTAGCATATTAATTGAAAAAATTTAA
- a CDS encoding TraR/DksA family transcriptional regulator yields MAESKLRYSDEELQEFKEIIEQKIARAQEDLELLESSYKNDANNGTDDTSPSFKSFDEGSDVMSKEANVQLAIRQEKFIRDLKNALLRIENKTYGICRVTKKLIQKERLKLVPHATLSIEAKRKQ; encoded by the coding sequence ATGGCAGAATCTAAATTAAGATATTCAGACGAAGAATTACAAGAATTTAAAGAAATTATAGAGCAAAAAATTGCCAGAGCACAAGAAGATTTAGAGTTATTAGAAAGCTCTTACAAGAATGATGCAAATAATGGTACAGATGATACTTCTCCATCTTTTAAATCTTTTGATGAGGGTTCTGATGTAATGAGTAAAGAGGCAAATGTTCAGTTGGCAATTCGTCAAGAAAAGTTTATAAGAGACCTTAAAAACGCGCTGTTACGAATAGAAAATAAAACCTACGGAATATGTAGAGTTACTAAAAAGTTAATTCAGAAAGAACGTTTAAAATTAGTGCCACATGCAACTTTAAGTATTGAGGCAAAAAGAAAACAATAA
- a CDS encoding sensor histidine kinase, translating into MIFLVLLASILILGVTVYQYDEQTQDYNIQRFERKETTAKQIIELELKNKTSYAVNTENIEKIFKERIYEISSINRLNIAFFDLNGKLLKSSIANAFEEVTVKNLPKDIINELSLNSNHRILKNNEIEGTSYQTSYTYISDAKFKRIAILELQFTQDNSEIEYELREFITRLILVYIFMFVIAIVIAYFLSSYITRSIKTISDKMQQTRLHQRNEKIILNKASSEIEVLVDAYNSMIDELEISAAKLAKSEREQAWREMAKQVAHEIKNPLTPMRLTVQSFERKFDENDPNIKIKLKEYSQSLIQQIDVMSAIAVAFSDFEKMPTQHKEQIEVISVVKFALDIFNEKSITYQPKEKELYAFLDKTQLIRIVTNLVKNAIQATEYEENPYITVKVQQDKENLIIVVSDNGKGISDDVKDFIFEPKFTTKNSGMGLGLAMIKNIIEAYDGRISFTSKLGEGTVFKVVLPKSIT; encoded by the coding sequence ATGATATTTTTGGTGTTATTAGCTTCTATTTTAATTTTAGGAGTTACAGTATATCAATACGACGAACAAACACAAGATTACAACATACAACGCTTTGAAAGAAAAGAGACTACAGCAAAGCAAATAATAGAACTCGAATTAAAAAACAAAACGAGCTATGCTGTAAATACCGAGAATATAGAAAAAATTTTTAAGGAACGTATCTATGAAATATCCTCTATAAATAGGTTAAATATTGCTTTTTTTGATTTAAACGGAAAGTTATTAAAATCTTCTATTGCCAATGCTTTTGAAGAAGTTACGGTAAAAAACTTACCAAAAGATATTATAAATGAACTATCCTTAAATTCGAATCATAGAATTTTAAAAAATAACGAGATAGAGGGCACTAGTTATCAAACCTCCTACACGTATATAAGTGACGCCAAATTCAAAAGAATTGCCATATTAGAACTGCAATTTACACAAGATAATTCTGAGATAGAATATGAGTTAAGAGAGTTTATAACACGTCTTATTTTGGTGTATATTTTTATGTTTGTTATTGCTATTGTAATTGCTTACTTCTTATCGAGTTATATTACAAGGTCTATTAAAACTATTTCCGACAAAATGCAACAGACACGTTTGCATCAAAGAAATGAAAAAATTATTTTAAATAAAGCTAGTTCAGAAATAGAGGTTTTAGTAGATGCTTATAATAGCATGATTGATGAGTTGGAAATTAGTGCTGCAAAATTAGCTAAAAGCGAACGAGAACAAGCCTGGAGAGAAATGGCAAAACAGGTAGCCCATGAAATTAAAAATCCGCTAACACCTATGCGTTTAACAGTTCAAAGTTTCGAGAGAAAATTTGATGAAAACGATCCTAATATTAAAATAAAATTAAAAGAATACAGCCAATCGTTAATTCAGCAAATTGATGTAATGAGTGCCATTGCTGTAGCTTTCTCTGATTTTGAAAAAATGCCTACTCAACATAAAGAGCAAATAGAAGTTATTAGTGTGGTAAAATTTGCGTTAGATATTTTTAACGAAAAATCGATTACCTATCAACCCAAAGAAAAAGAGTTATATGCTTTTTTAGATAAAACTCAGTTGATACGTATTGTAACAAATTTGGTAAAAAATGCTATACAAGCAACAGAATATGAAGAGAATCCTTATATAACGGTAAAGGTACAACAAGACAAAGAAAATTTAATTATTGTAGTTTCAGATAATGGAAAAGGAATTTCTGATGATGTAAAAGATTTTATTTTTGAGCCAAAATTTACAACAAAAAATAGTGGAATGGGCTTAGGATTAGCAATGATAAAAAATATTATTGAAGCCTATGACGGTCGAATATCTTTTACCTCTAAACTTGGAGAAGGAACCGTTTTTAAGGTCGTTTTACCCAAAAGTATAACCTAA
- a CDS encoding BrxA/BrxB family bacilliredoxin: MYPEELVKPMRDELINAGFEALYTSEDVEKALSKEGTTLVMVNSVCGCAAGTARPGAIASLGAEKTPTNLTTVFAGVEKESTQKAREYMVPFPPSSPAIALFKDGNLVHMLERHHIEGRSAQMIAQNLAQAYDEFC; the protein is encoded by the coding sequence ATGTATCCAGAAGAATTAGTAAAACCAATGCGCGACGAGCTAATAAACGCAGGTTTTGAAGCATTATATACCAGCGAAGATGTAGAAAAAGCATTATCAAAAGAAGGAACAACATTAGTAATGGTAAACTCTGTTTGTGGTTGTGCTGCAGGTACAGCAAGACCCGGAGCTATTGCCTCTTTAGGTGCAGAAAAAACACCTACCAACTTAACCACAGTTTTTGCAGGTGTAGAAAAAGAGTCTACACAAAAAGCAAGAGAATATATGGTTCCTTTTCCTCCATCATCTCCAGCTATTGCATTATTTAAAGATGGTAATTTAGTACACATGCTAGAGCGTCATCATATAGAGGGTCGTTCTGCACAAATGATTGCTCAGAACCTAGCACAAGCTTACGACGAGTTTTGTTAA
- a CDS encoding TerB family tellurite resistance protein: MGSFTKWLGAGLGFTFGGPIGAAIGFAVGSFVDGFSKEDLIREQEEYQQRRNQSKTANTHSGDFEMSLLVLASIVIKSDGKIDQRELDFVRTQFVGMYGKERANSAFKLFKGVVKKDISARQVCLQIRAHMPHASRLQLVHFLFGIAKADGFVTASETEEIRKIAGYLYINNNDYTSIKAMFYNDADAPYKILEIDKSASDNAVKTAYRKMVKKYHPDKLQGYGEEHLKGAKEKFQSIQNAYEKIKKERGI, from the coding sequence ATGGGAAGTTTTACCAAGTGGTTAGGTGCCGGTTTAGGTTTTACTTTTGGTGGGCCAATAGGTGCAGCAATTGGGTTTGCAGTGGGTAGTTTTGTAGATGGGTTTTCGAAAGAAGATTTAATTAGAGAGCAAGAAGAATACCAACAAAGAAGAAATCAAAGCAAAACCGCAAACACACATTCGGGTGATTTTGAAATGAGTTTGCTAGTGTTGGCTTCTATCGTAATAAAATCCGACGGAAAAATAGACCAAAGAGAACTCGATTTTGTAAGAACTCAGTTTGTAGGAATGTATGGAAAAGAACGAGCAAACAGTGCCTTTAAATTGTTTAAAGGTGTTGTTAAAAAAGACATATCTGCAAGGCAAGTATGCCTTCAAATTAGAGCTCATATGCCACATGCTTCTCGCCTGCAATTAGTGCATTTTTTATTTGGTATTGCAAAGGCAGATGGTTTTGTAACAGCAAGTGAAACAGAGGAAATTAGAAAAATTGCAGGGTATCTTTATATCAATAATAACGATTATACATCGATAAAAGCAATGTTTTATAATGATGCAGATGCTCCTTATAAGATATTAGAAATAGATAAGTCTGCTTCGGATAATGCTGTAAAAACAGCCTACAGAAAAATGGTAAAAAAATATCACCCAGATAAATTACAAGGGTATGGTGAAGAGCATTTAAAAGGAGCTAAAGAAAAGTTTCAAAGCATACAAAATGCTTATGAAAAAATTAAAAAAGAAAGAGGAATCTAA
- a CDS encoding HD domain-containing protein, translating to MNQETVIENTISFVKKTLKNAEGGHDWFHIERVFKNALLISKDENVHIFTVSLAALLHDIADAKFYDGDETIGPKKAENFLKKQGVEESIITHVTNIIKHLSFKNSLDSTKTVFSSKELEVVQDADRLDAIGAIGIARCFNYGGYKNRPLYNPEIRPNLKMTKEEYKNSEAPTINHFYEKLLLLKDKMNTKTGKKIAENRHLFMCHFLEQFYNEWNGLK from the coding sequence ATGAACCAAGAAACAGTAATTGAAAACACCATCAGTTTTGTAAAAAAAACGCTTAAAAATGCCGAGGGTGGTCATGATTGGTTTCACATAGAGCGCGTTTTTAAAAATGCTTTGTTAATTTCTAAAGATGAAAATGTTCATATTTTTACGGTTTCATTAGCCGCTCTTTTGCATGATATTGCCGATGCAAAATTTTATGATGGTGATGAAACTATTGGTCCCAAAAAAGCCGAAAATTTTTTAAAAAAACAAGGCGTCGAAGAATCAATTATTACTCACGTAACCAATATTATTAAACACCTTTCTTTTAAAAATTCTCTAGATAGTACGAAAACAGTTTTTAGCTCTAAAGAATTAGAAGTTGTACAAGATGCAGACCGGTTAGATGCAATTGGCGCCATTGGCATTGCACGATGTTTTAATTATGGTGGATACAAAAACAGGCCTTTGTACAACCCAGAAATTCGTCCTAATTTAAAAATGACCAAAGAAGAATATAAGAATTCTGAGGCTCCTACAATTAATCATTTTTACGAAAAATTGTTACTGTTAAAAGATAAGATGAATACCAAAACCGGAAAAAAAATTGCTGAAAACAGGCACCTGTTTATGTGTCATTTTTTAGAGCAATTTTATAATGAATGGAATGGTTTAAAATAG
- a CDS encoding lipoprotein signal peptidase codes for MSKKNLAIFTIFIAIIIDQLTKIYIKTNFVLGEEVVIFDWFRIHFTENNGMAMGIEFGGKAGKLFLTLFRLLAVSGIMYWLITTIKAKVHNAVIVAISLIFSGAIGNIIDSVFYGVIFNTPTNGVATLFADNPYGNLFYGKVVDMFYFPIWQGTLPEWLPFIGGDFFTFFQYIFNPADAFISIGVALLFIFSKQAFPKEEDKVA; via the coding sequence ATGTCTAAAAAAAACCTTGCAATTTTTACGATTTTTATTGCCATTATTATAGACCAACTTACCAAAATATATATTAAAACGAATTTTGTTTTAGGAGAAGAGGTTGTTATTTTCGATTGGTTTCGAATTCATTTTACCGAAAATAATGGTATGGCAATGGGTATTGAATTTGGAGGAAAAGCAGGTAAATTATTTTTAACTTTGTTTAGGCTATTGGCCGTATCGGGTATTATGTATTGGCTAATTACTACTATTAAAGCAAAAGTTCATAACGCAGTAATAGTTGCTATTTCATTAATTTTTTCGGGAGCAATAGGCAATATTATAGATTCTGTTTTTTATGGTGTTATTTTTAACACTCCTACAAATGGTGTTGCAACCCTTTTTGCAGACAACCCTTACGGAAACCTTTTTTATGGAAAAGTTGTAGATATGTTTTATTTTCCAATATGGCAAGGAACATTACCAGAATGGCTGCCATTTATTGGAGGAGATTTTTTTACATTTTTTCAATATATTTTTAACCCTGCAGATGCTTTTATAAGTATAGGAGTGGCACTATTATTTATTTTTAGTAAACAAGCTTTTCCTAAAGAGGAAGACAAAGTGGCTTAA